A genomic window from bacterium includes:
- the aspA gene encoding aspartate ammonia-lyase (catalyzes the formation of fumarate from aspartate) codes for IAANFLESIEILANAARVFANRCIAGIEACEERCTRDMEQSLALATALAPKLGYAAAAEIAKEASRSGRTIREVALEKGAATESELDELLDVWKLTRND; via the coding sequence ATCGCGGCGAATTTTCTGGAGTCGATAGAAATCCTCGCCAACGCCGCTCGCGTATTCGCAAACCGCTGCATCGCGGGCATAGAGGCGTGCGAGGAGCGCTGCACGAGGGACATGGAGCAGAGCCTGGCGCTGGCCACGGCGCTCGCGCCGAAGCTGGGCTACGCCGCAGCCGCGGAGATAGCCAAGGAGGCCTCGCGCTCCGGCCGCACGATTCGCGAGGTTGCGCTCGAAAAGGGCGCGGCCACAGAGTCCGAACTCGACGAACTTTTGGATGTCTGGAAACTCACACGGAACGACTGA